The Apibacter raozihei genome contains a region encoding:
- a CDS encoding alpha/beta fold hydrolase, whose product MIFNFRREKKFIYTEAGEGKPIVLLHGLMGGLSNFKDQVDFFSKNGYKVYSIELPLYSLPPLKTNIIGLTNYVISFLRRVVKEPSIIIGNSLGGHLALMISLKKPHYVDALVLTGSSGLYERSFGDTYPRRGSYDYIKKKAEEVFYDPSVATKELVDQVYETVTDRVKAIKTIHIARSAIKHNLSKDLKDIIQPTCIIWGKQDNVTPPEVAEEFDEFIPNSTLFWVDKCGHSAMMEKPEEFNQLLFNWLKENKK is encoded by the coding sequence ATGATTTTTAACTTTCGTAGAGAAAAAAAATTCATATATACAGAGGCAGGAGAAGGAAAACCTATTGTTTTATTACATGGATTAATGGGTGGATTAAGTAATTTTAAGGATCAGGTAGATTTTTTTTCCAAAAACGGATATAAAGTTTACTCGATTGAACTTCCATTATATTCTTTACCTCCATTAAAAACAAATATAATAGGTCTTACTAATTATGTTATAAGTTTTCTGAGAAGAGTGGTTAAAGAACCTTCTATTATTATTGGAAATTCATTAGGAGGACATTTAGCTTTAATGATATCATTGAAAAAGCCTCATTATGTGGATGCTCTGGTTTTAACAGGTAGTTCAGGATTGTATGAAAGAAGCTTTGGTGATACTTATCCCAGAAGGGGAAGTTATGATTACATAAAGAAAAAAGCGGAAGAAGTTTTTTATGATCCTTCTGTTGCCACCAAAGAATTAGTTGATCAGGTGTATGAAACAGTAACCGATCGAGTAAAAGCCATAAAAACCATACATATCGCGAGAAGTGCAATCAAGCATAATTTATCGAAAGATTTAAAAGATATTATTCAGCCCACCTGTATTATATGGGGAAAGCAAGATAATGTTACACCTCCGGAAGTAGCTGAAGAATTTGATGAATTTATTCCAAATTCAACATTATTCTGGGTTGATAAATGTGGTCACTCGGCAATGATGGAAAAACCAGAAGAATTTAATCAGTTATTGTTTAATTGGCTGAAAGAAAATAAAAAATAA
- the yihA gene encoding ribosome biogenesis GTP-binding protein YihA/YsxC: MNILSAEFVKSSKYLDDCPEDNKPEYAFIGRSNVGKSSLINMLTSRKGLAKTSSTPGKTQLINHFIINNNWYLTDLPGYGYAKVSKSDRASFSKMIENYILGRKNLVNLFILVDGRHSPMQIDLDFINWLGEEGIPFTIVFTKIDKINQREFSYNFKKYSQELRKNWDELPEMFKTSSEKKIGKEEILSYIEDTNKMLIRNKVYF, from the coding sequence ATGAATATACTTTCAGCTGAATTTGTTAAAAGTAGTAAATATTTAGATGATTGTCCGGAGGATAACAAGCCTGAATATGCTTTTATTGGAAGATCTAATGTTGGAAAGTCTTCTTTAATAAATATGCTAACCAGTAGAAAAGGATTGGCTAAAACGTCATCTACTCCTGGTAAAACCCAATTAATTAATCATTTTATCATTAATAATAATTGGTATTTAACTGACTTGCCAGGTTATGGTTATGCTAAGGTTTCTAAAAGTGACCGTGCTTCATTTTCAAAGATGATTGAAAATTACATTTTAGGAAGAAAGAATTTAGTGAATCTCTTCATTTTAGTGGATGGTAGGCATTCACCTATGCAAATAGATTTAGATTTTATTAATTGGTTAGGTGAGGAAGGAATTCCTTTTACCATTGTTTTTACTAAAATTGATAAAATTAATCAAAGAGAATTTTCTTACAACTTTAAAAAATACTCTCAAGAGCTTAGAAAAAACTGGGATGAACTTCCAGAGATGTTTAAAACTTCATCAGAAAAAAAGATTGGTAAGGAAGAAATTTTGTCATATATAGAAGATACCAATAAGATGTTAATTAGAAATAAGGTATATTTTTAA
- the rlmB gene encoding 23S rRNA (guanosine(2251)-2'-O)-methyltransferase RlmB, translating into MEKDFIFGIHPVMEALEAGKTFDKVFLQNGLLGENIKVLKQKFSQAGIHIKYVPIEKLNRLTRKNHQGICAFLSPIQFFSIEDVVPQLFDEGKMPFILMLDHLTDVRNFGAICRTAEIVGVDAIVIPEEGTAPINSDSIKTSAGAIFNLKICKEKNLLKVLDFLKLSGIKIVCATEKTDKFIYDDELSLPLTIIMGNEERGISKDLLKNADSKLKLPVYGKTESLNVSVACGAFLYEVVRQNLSNNR; encoded by the coding sequence ATGGAAAAGGATTTTATATTTGGCATTCATCCGGTAATGGAAGCTCTAGAGGCAGGTAAAACTTTTGATAAGGTTTTCTTGCAAAATGGTTTATTAGGAGAAAATATTAAGGTATTAAAACAAAAATTTTCTCAGGCAGGTATTCATATTAAATACGTTCCTATAGAAAAATTAAACAGACTAACCCGGAAGAATCATCAGGGAATTTGTGCTTTTCTTTCCCCTATTCAGTTTTTTAGTATTGAAGATGTTGTGCCTCAGCTGTTTGATGAAGGTAAAATGCCTTTTATATTAATGTTGGATCATCTTACTGATGTACGGAACTTTGGAGCGATTTGCAGAACTGCAGAAATAGTTGGTGTAGATGCCATAGTTATTCCTGAAGAGGGTACAGCTCCCATAAATTCCGATTCAATAAAGACTTCTGCCGGAGCTATTTTTAATCTGAAAATTTGCAAAGAAAAAAATTTATTGAAAGTATTAGACTTTTTAAAGCTAAGTGGAATAAAAATTGTGTGTGCTACTGAGAAAACAGATAAGTTTATATACGATGATGAATTATCTTTGCCATTAACTATTATTATGGGAAATGAAGAAAGGGGGATTTCCAAGGATTTACTCAAAAATGCTGATAGTAAATTAAAACTTCCTGTTTATGGCAAAACAGAATCCTTAAATGTTTCTGTTGCATGTGGAGCTTTTCTTTATGAAGTAGTCAGACAAAATTTGTCAAATAATCGTTAA
- a CDS encoding exosortase F system-associated membrane protein produces the protein MKNKIRILGIIFCFILLITIRRLEVVLFYDPLLAFYKQTKFNHLPVPDFNIIKLILSLIFRYTLNTFLSLLILKLWFNNKNILKLSLYIYIIGFIIFTILYIGSLYTNFGLGYMPTFYIRRILIQPVILLILIPSVYYYKYTKNKSTN, from the coding sequence ATGAAAAATAAAATACGAATATTAGGAATAATTTTTTGTTTTATCTTATTGATAACTATCCGCAGACTTGAAGTTGTTTTATTTTATGATCCTCTACTTGCTTTTTATAAGCAAACAAAATTTAATCATTTACCTGTTCCTGATTTTAACATTATAAAACTCATATTATCACTAATATTTAGATATACTTTAAATACATTTCTAAGCCTCCTAATATTAAAATTATGGTTTAATAATAAAAACATACTTAAATTATCCTTATATATCTACATAATTGGATTTATAATTTTTACAATATTATATATTGGTTCGCTTTATACTAATTTCGGATTAGGGTATATGCCTACATTCTATATAAGAAGAATTCTTATACAACCCGTAATATTACTTATACTAATTCCATCAGTGTATTATTATAAATACACAAAGAATAAATCTACAAATTAG
- the xrtF gene encoding exosortase family protein XrtF, whose amino-acid sequence MKEYKPIILSLIKFFAVYIVLIAIYYLYLNYYQDILKTCDPFTEVVAKQSSLLLNLVGFPSETHHFNQENYMHFSINNKYISGVNEGCNAISVIILFLSFVIAFSSGKIKTLLYILVTLPIIHFANIIRIAFINYVFYYYPQYGKDVHDYIFPAIIYGLIIILWIIWIKYFVFVKNEK is encoded by the coding sequence ATGAAGGAATATAAACCAATTATTCTAAGTCTTATTAAATTTTTTGCAGTATATATTGTACTCATAGCAATCTATTATTTGTATTTAAATTACTATCAAGACATATTAAAAACTTGCGATCCTTTTACAGAAGTGGTGGCAAAGCAATCCAGTTTATTGTTAAATCTTGTAGGTTTTCCAAGTGAAACACATCATTTCAATCAAGAAAATTACATGCATTTTTCAATCAATAATAAGTATATAAGTGGTGTAAATGAGGGCTGTAATGCTATTTCTGTGATTATACTTTTTTTATCATTTGTTATCGCTTTTTCTTCAGGAAAAATAAAAACGCTATTGTACATATTAGTAACACTTCCAATAATTCATTTTGCAAATATTATTCGTATTGCTTTCATTAATTATGTATTTTACTACTATCCTCAGTACGGTAAAGATGTACATGATTATATTTTCCCAGCAATTATTTATGGACTTATTATTATACTATGGATTATATGGATAAAATATTTTGTATTTGTAAAAAATGAAAAATAA
- the pnp gene encoding polyribonucleotide nucleotidyltransferase: protein MEIPKAITEKIILEDGREIILETGKLAKQADGSVVVKCGGTMLLAAVVAAKEAKPGTDFLPLTVDYRDKFSSGGRIPGGFMKREGRPTDEEILTMRLVDRVLRPLFPDDFHAEIQVMIQLISYDDSVLPDSLAGLAASAAIAVTDLPFNGPISEVRVIRKDGKLIINPSFEQMKNGFDLDIMVGASKDSIVMIEGEMSEISEKEMIDAIGYAHESIKKQIEAIEKLASQVEKSLVKREYCHEEHDEDLRKEITDYAYQKVYDIAKNPSDKHERSEKFKAVLEDFLASKYTEDEQELREEKESLAKTYFHDVQKEAVRQLILNEGIRLDGRDTKTIRPIWCEVNYLPGSHGSAVFTRGETQSLTTVTLGSSLDANRVDNVISQHEEKFYLHYNFPPFSTGEVKPIRGVSRREIGHGNLAQRALKKVIPEDSPYTIRVVSDILESNGSSSMATVCAGTLALMDAGIQIKKPVSGIAMGLITDKSSGKWSVLSDILGDEDHLGDMDFKVTGTADGITACQMDIKIQGLSFEIMEQALNQAKEGRLHILGKILETLPAPNEHLKPNAPKLISLDIPKEFIGAVIGPGGKIIQQLQKDTDTIITIEETDDVGRVEISGVDQAKIDDAIARIKQIAFVPEVGTIYKAKVVSIKPFGAFVEISKGVEGLVHISELEWRRLEKVEESVNLGDIIEVKYLGTDDKKKMKLSRKVLLPRPEKKEGNKD, encoded by the coding sequence ATGGAAATTCCAAAAGCAATTACAGAAAAAATTATTTTAGAAGATGGCCGGGAAATAATTCTGGAAACAGGAAAACTGGCGAAACAAGCGGATGGTTCTGTTGTAGTAAAATGTGGTGGTACTATGTTACTAGCTGCAGTAGTAGCTGCAAAAGAGGCAAAACCAGGAACAGATTTTTTACCTTTAACTGTTGATTACAGAGATAAATTTTCTTCCGGTGGACGTATTCCGGGAGGCTTTATGAAAAGAGAAGGCCGACCTACAGATGAAGAAATTTTAACCATGAGATTGGTTGACAGAGTATTGAGACCTTTATTCCCTGATGATTTCCACGCAGAAATCCAAGTAATGATTCAGCTCATTTCATATGATGATTCCGTACTTCCTGATTCTTTAGCCGGTTTGGCTGCCTCTGCAGCAATAGCTGTTACAGATTTGCCTTTTAATGGCCCTATTTCAGAAGTACGAGTAATCCGTAAAGATGGAAAGCTTATTATAAATCCAAGTTTTGAACAAATGAAAAATGGTTTTGACTTAGATATTATGGTAGGTGCATCTAAAGATTCTATCGTAATGATTGAAGGTGAAATGAGTGAAATTTCAGAAAAAGAAATGATTGATGCAATAGGCTATGCTCACGAATCTATAAAGAAACAAATTGAGGCCATTGAAAAATTAGCTTCTCAGGTTGAAAAATCATTAGTTAAAAGAGAATACTGTCATGAAGAACATGATGAAGATCTAAGAAAAGAAATTACGGATTATGCCTATCAAAAAGTTTATGATATAGCAAAAAATCCATCTGACAAACATGAAAGAAGTGAAAAGTTTAAGGCGGTTTTAGAAGACTTTCTTGCTTCCAAATATACTGAAGACGAACAGGAGTTAAGAGAAGAAAAAGAATCTCTGGCAAAAACTTATTTTCACGATGTGCAAAAAGAAGCTGTCAGACAACTTATTCTTAATGAAGGAATACGTTTAGATGGACGTGATACAAAAACTATTCGTCCTATCTGGTGTGAGGTTAATTATTTACCTGGCTCCCATGGTTCAGCAGTATTTACAAGAGGTGAAACTCAGTCTTTAACTACAGTTACTTTAGGTTCTTCTTTAGATGCTAACCGAGTGGATAATGTAATTTCTCAACATGAAGAAAAATTCTATTTACATTATAATTTCCCTCCTTTCTCTACCGGTGAAGTAAAACCCATAAGAGGTGTTTCAAGGAGAGAAATTGGACATGGAAATTTAGCTCAAAGAGCTCTTAAAAAAGTTATCCCTGAAGATTCTCCTTATACTATCAGAGTAGTTTCTGATATCTTGGAATCAAATGGTTCCTCATCTATGGCTACGGTTTGTGCCGGAACATTAGCACTAATGGATGCAGGTATTCAAATTAAAAAACCTGTATCCGGAATAGCGATGGGGTTAATTACAGATAAATCTTCAGGAAAATGGAGTGTTCTTTCAGACATTCTAGGAGACGAAGATCATTTAGGAGACATGGATTTTAAAGTAACCGGAACAGCAGATGGAATTACTGCTTGTCAAATGGATATAAAAATTCAGGGGTTATCATTTGAAATCATGGAACAGGCACTTAATCAGGCAAAAGAGGGAAGATTACATATACTTGGTAAAATTCTGGAAACATTACCTGCTCCTAACGAGCACTTAAAACCAAATGCGCCTAAATTAATTTCGCTAGATATTCCTAAAGAGTTTATTGGAGCAGTTATAGGCCCTGGTGGAAAAATAATACAACAACTTCAGAAAGATACAGATACTATCATCACTATTGAAGAAACTGATGATGTGGGTAGAGTTGAAATTTCCGGTGTAGATCAGGCAAAAATTGATGATGCAATTGCACGAATCAAACAAATTGCCTTCGTTCCGGAAGTAGGAACAATATACAAAGCTAAAGTTGTATCCATTAAGCCTTTCGGAGCATTTGTTGAAATATCAAAAGGTGTAGAAGGTCTAGTACATATTTCTGAACTGGAGTGGAGAAGACTTGAAAAAGTAGAAGAATCCGTTAACCTAGGAGATATCATTGAAGTCAAATATCTGGGAACTGATGACAAAAAGAAAATGAAATTATCCCGTAAAGTTTTATTACCAAGACCTGAAAAAAAGGAAGGAAATAAAGATTAA
- the rpsO gene encoding 30S ribosomal protein S15, producing the protein MYLTTEIKKEIFAKHGKDEKNTGSAEGQVALFTFRINHLTQHLKRNHKDFNTERALVTLVGKRKRLLDYLKKKDITRYRAIIAELGIRK; encoded by the coding sequence ATGTATCTGACAACAGAAATTAAAAAAGAAATTTTCGCTAAACACGGTAAAGACGAAAAAAATACCGGAAGCGCAGAAGGGCAGGTTGCTCTTTTTACTTTTAGAATCAACCATTTAACTCAGCACTTAAAAAGAAATCATAAAGATTTCAATACTGAAAGAGCTCTAGTAACTCTAGTAGGTAAAAGAAAAAGATTGCTTGATTACCTTAAGAAAAAAGACATCACAAGGTATAGAGCTATTATTGCGGAATTAGGAATTCGTAAGTAA
- a CDS encoding META domain-containing protein: protein MKNLIKFSFIGIFLTCISFTLQNCDTAKTVSDKVENKEIASKLKGTWVLKSINGVDAGTAFKGTIPNITFDFNEHRVYGNGGCNQFNGGFALIGNMFTPTPMASTMMACAQKNKESDLLTLLGQKSTLVFNNYTLQMVQNGKVVLEYTPLAR, encoded by the coding sequence ATGAAAAATTTAATTAAATTTAGTTTTATTGGGATATTTTTAACTTGCATATCCTTTACTTTACAAAATTGCGACACTGCTAAAACAGTATCCGATAAAGTAGAAAATAAAGAAATAGCATCAAAACTTAAAGGTACTTGGGTTTTAAAATCAATTAATGGAGTTGATGCAGGCACAGCTTTTAAAGGTACAATTCCTAACATTACATTTGACTTCAATGAACATAGAGTATACGGTAATGGAGGTTGCAATCAATTTAATGGAGGTTTCGCCTTAATTGGAAATATGTTTACCCCTACCCCTATGGCATCAACTATGATGGCATGTGCTCAAAAAAATAAAGAATCTGACTTATTAACTTTATTAGGACAAAAAAGTACTCTTGTTTTTAACAATTATACCCTTCAAATGGTACAGAACGGCAAAGTTGTTCTGGAGTACACTCCTTTAGCCAGATAG
- a CDS encoding rhodanese-like domain-containing protein, protein MNLKEIINHPNVTLLDVREEEELINEGKVPNAILIPMNEIPEKIEEIKKFSTPLVVFCRSGNRSGKVVEYLTSQGFSDIYNGGGFKDVNELLDK, encoded by the coding sequence ATGAATTTAAAAGAAATTATTAATCATCCGAATGTTACGCTTTTGGATGTAAGAGAAGAAGAAGAATTAATTAACGAAGGAAAGGTACCGAATGCCATACTTATTCCAATGAATGAAATACCAGAGAAAATTGAAGAAATAAAAAAATTCAGCACTCCTTTAGTTGTTTTCTGCAGGTCTGGTAATAGATCAGGTAAAGTTGTGGAATATCTTACCTCACAAGGTTTTTCCGATATTTATAACGGAGGAGGTTTTAAAGATGTAAACGAACTTTTAGATAAATAA
- a CDS encoding M13 family metallopeptidase yields MRKLILQILSFISLPLTGVIAQNHSINTSYMDKKMRPQDDFYNYVNGNWMKTTHIPSDRSRWGSFDQLRESTDSISLTILKKSLSQSYPKGSEGQKIADIYTSFIDLKARNKQGISPVKPYLNKVDKVKTFEQFKSLLEEFTPLNMNPFYGFSVDSDFSDSNKNAVYLSDASLGLGRDYYHKDDERSKQVIAQYTNYLSKLLKVFGYTNTEDKARQITNFEKELASELLTVEKIRNSQLLNNPYTLTELKKISNNVNLPAYLSKLGIKTDKVIIPEKNYYENLDKHINPQNLALLKDYLKAYIIRSAASCLTEELDEIDFDFYGRTLNGQKEQRALDKRALSHINHSMGEAFGKLYVAEVFPEEAKANAKELIDYLERSFVIHIKNLSWMSEPTKKKALEKLNQFSVKIGYPDKWRDYSKLEIKSIKNGGSFFQNNLNTIIFNYNKEKNKIGKPVDKSEWFMAPQTVNAYYNPMYNEIVFPAAILQPPFYDYKADAALNFGGIGAVIGHEMSHGFDDSGSQFDGEGNLKDWWTPEDKKKFETATQALVEQFNMFEPLPGANINGQLTLGENIADLGGLTISFDALELYLADKGRPKKIDNFTPEQRYFISWATIWRTKITDEALSNQIKTDPHAPGYYRAIAPLENIDGFYKAFKVKKGDKMFKPKNKRIIIW; encoded by the coding sequence ATGAGAAAATTAATTTTACAAATTCTTTCGTTTATTTCTCTCCCTTTAACCGGAGTTATTGCTCAGAATCATTCAATAAATACCAGTTATATGGATAAAAAAATGAGACCTCAAGACGACTTTTACAATTATGTAAATGGAAATTGGATGAAAACTACACATATTCCGTCTGATAGATCCAGATGGGGTAGTTTTGATCAACTTCGTGAATCTACAGATTCAATTTCTCTAACAATCTTGAAAAAATCACTTTCACAATCTTACCCTAAAGGCAGTGAAGGTCAAAAAATTGCAGATATTTACACTTCTTTTATAGACTTGAAAGCAAGGAATAAACAAGGCATATCTCCAGTAAAACCTTACTTAAATAAGGTTGATAAAGTAAAAACGTTTGAACAATTCAAATCGCTGCTCGAAGAATTTACACCTCTAAATATGAATCCGTTTTACGGATTTTCCGTAGATTCTGATTTTAGTGATAGTAACAAAAATGCTGTTTATTTAAGTGATGCTAGCTTAGGACTCGGGAGAGACTATTACCATAAAGATGATGAAAGATCTAAACAAGTTATTGCTCAATATACTAATTATTTATCTAAACTTCTAAAAGTATTTGGATACACTAATACTGAAGATAAAGCTAGACAAATTACCAATTTTGAAAAGGAATTAGCATCAGAACTATTAACAGTTGAAAAAATTAGAAACTCTCAACTTTTAAATAATCCTTATACACTAACTGAACTAAAAAAAATTTCTAATAACGTTAATTTACCTGCCTACTTGTCAAAATTAGGAATCAAAACAGATAAAGTAATTATTCCTGAAAAAAATTATTATGAAAATCTGGACAAACACATCAACCCTCAAAATCTTGCCCTGCTTAAAGACTATCTTAAGGCTTATATCATTAGAAGTGCTGCTTCCTGTTTAACAGAAGAATTAGACGAAATAGATTTTGATTTTTATGGCAGAACATTGAACGGACAAAAAGAACAAAGAGCCTTAGACAAAAGAGCCCTTTCACATATAAATCATTCAATGGGAGAAGCATTTGGGAAATTATATGTAGCCGAAGTTTTTCCTGAAGAGGCTAAAGCTAATGCTAAAGAACTTATAGACTATCTGGAAAGATCTTTTGTTATTCATATTAAAAATTTGTCATGGATGTCTGAACCTACGAAGAAAAAAGCATTGGAAAAACTTAACCAATTTTCAGTCAAAATAGGTTATCCGGATAAATGGAGAGATTACTCTAAACTGGAAATTAAATCAATAAAAAACGGCGGTTCATTCTTTCAAAACAACCTTAACACCATAATATTTAATTATAATAAAGAAAAAAATAAAATAGGTAAGCCCGTGGATAAAAGCGAATGGTTCATGGCTCCGCAAACAGTAAATGCTTACTACAACCCTATGTATAACGAAATTGTTTTCCCTGCAGCTATTCTGCAACCACCTTTTTACGATTATAAGGCAGATGCTGCTTTAAATTTTGGAGGTATTGGAGCTGTAATCGGACATGAAATGTCACATGGTTTTGATGATAGCGGATCTCAATTTGACGGAGAAGGAAATTTAAAAGACTGGTGGACCCCTGAAGATAAAAAGAAATTTGAAACAGCAACTCAGGCCCTTGTAGAACAATTCAATATGTTCGAACCCTTACCAGGTGCAAATATAAACGGACAACTTACACTGGGTGAAAATATTGCTGATTTGGGCGGACTAACCATATCCTTTGATGCGTTAGAACTTTATTTAGCAGATAAAGGTAGACCTAAAAAAATTGATAATTTTACTCCTGAACAGAGATACTTCATATCTTGGGCTACCATTTGGAGAACCAAAATAACAGATGAAGCACTCAGCAATCAAATAAAAACAGATCCTCATGCACCAGGATATTACCGTGCAATCGCTCCTTTGGAAAACATAGATGGTTTCTATAAAGCTTTCAAAGTAAAAAAAGGAGATAAAATGTTTAAGCCTAAAAATAAAAGAATTATAATTTGGTAA
- a CDS encoding cell division ATP-binding protein FtsE, with amino-acid sequence MNEPILYLKNASIYQKNFLVLNHVNLILEKGEFSYLIGKTGSGKSSLLKVLYGDIPLIEGSGKVVDMDLVSLKSNEVPALRRKLGIVFQDFQLLTDRTVEKNLLFVLKATGWKDKYAIDERINEVLESVGMSTKKHKMPHELSGGEQQRIAIARALLNHPALILADEPTGNLDPETSNEIMLLLKGIAEKNHCAILMATHDYSMIKNFPAKTVKCEDGKVYHGDSEDLFA; translated from the coding sequence ATGAATGAACCAATCTTATACTTAAAAAATGCAAGTATTTACCAGAAAAATTTTTTAGTATTAAATCATGTAAACTTAATATTAGAGAAAGGTGAATTTTCGTACCTAATAGGAAAAACAGGAAGTGGTAAAAGTTCTTTATTAAAGGTTTTATATGGAGATATTCCTTTGATAGAAGGTAGCGGTAAGGTTGTTGATATGGATCTTGTTTCTCTTAAGTCTAATGAGGTTCCGGCTTTGAGGCGAAAACTAGGTATAGTTTTTCAGGATTTTCAGTTATTAACAGACAGGACGGTTGAGAAAAATCTCTTATTTGTTTTAAAAGCAACTGGCTGGAAAGATAAATATGCGATTGATGAAAGAATTAATGAAGTTTTGGAAAGTGTAGGCATGTCTACTAAAAAACATAAAATGCCTCATGAATTATCGGGAGGAGAACAGCAGCGTATAGCTATTGCCCGTGCACTTCTTAATCATCCGGCTTTAATTTTAGCTGATGAGCCAACAGGTAATTTAGACCCTGAAACCTCAAATGAGATTATGTTGTTATTAAAAGGTATTGCTGAAAAAAATCATTGTGCTATTCTCATGGCTACACATGATTATTCTATGATTAAAAATTTTCCGGCTAAAACTGTAAAATGTGAAGATGGAAAAGTTTATCATGGTGACTCGGAAGATCTTTTCGCTTAA
- a CDS encoding glycosyltransferase family 2 protein, whose translation MISILIPVFNYSVKDLIIELKKQAIESDLPIEILVFDDCSTDEDISLLNKETCEVYEVSYVLSEQNVGNAKARNFLVAKSTFSWLLFIDADMFPVNKDFLFKYIESTLLLEDVICGDVVYKNEVPSEGILRWKYGRTHEQVDFNSRIKNPHLMFRLNCFMIKKDIYLKYPFPELNETYGYTDIFYSSQLKKNGITVRHIENPMYHLGLESNEKFLFKTEKAVRNLAHAMHEGKDISLIKLALFYIKIKRLYLDIVLRYLYKISYFYIRKNLLSKSPSILLFQFYKLGYLSELLARK comes from the coding sequence ATGATATCCATTCTCATACCTGTTTTTAATTACTCTGTAAAAGATCTTATTATTGAGTTAAAAAAACAAGCAATTGAATCTGATTTACCCATTGAAATATTAGTGTTTGACGATTGCTCAACAGACGAAGATATAAGTTTGCTGAACAAAGAAACTTGCGAAGTTTATGAAGTTTCTTATGTATTATCAGAGCAAAATGTGGGTAATGCAAAAGCTAGAAATTTTTTAGTTGCTAAATCCACTTTTTCCTGGCTTTTATTTATAGATGCGGATATGTTTCCTGTAAATAAGGATTTTTTATTTAAATATATAGAATCTACATTGTTACTTGAAGACGTCATTTGTGGGGATGTAGTTTATAAGAATGAAGTTCCTTCTGAGGGAATATTACGATGGAAGTATGGAAGAACTCATGAGCAGGTAGATTTTAATTCCAGAATAAAAAATCCTCATCTTATGTTTCGCTTAAATTGTTTTATGATAAAAAAAGATATTTATTTAAAATATCCTTTTCCGGAGCTAAACGAGACTTATGGTTATACAGATATTTTTTATTCGTCTCAATTAAAAAAAAATGGTATAACTGTCAGGCATATTGAGAATCCTATGTATCATTTAGGTCTGGAGAGTAATGAGAAATTTTTATTTAAAACAGAAAAGGCTGTACGGAATTTGGCTCATGCTATGCACGAAGGAAAGGATATATCACTAATTAAATTAGCATTGTTTTATATAAAAATTAAACGCCTTTATCTGGATATAGTTCTTCGTTATTTATATAAAATATCATATTTTTATATAAGAAAAAATCTGCTATCTAAATCCCCTTCAATTTTATTATTTCAGTTTTATAAATTAGGTTATTTGTCAGAATTACTTGCTCGTAAATAA